The following are from one region of the Paenalkalicoccus suaedae genome:
- a CDS encoding TetR/AcrR family transcriptional regulator yields MARSSKKEAILDTAETLFYKHGFHAVGIKRILEEAGVATMTMYYHFKSKEELIEEILLRREQHYFLTIDSKLNKHADARTYAHSLIDAHQAWLEESGKNGCLFLRAKQEYAESNEQIASISKAHKQKLMDKIEKDLSGITNEKECILYLSIIIEGMTSMIQLVDKEDVKHHAHQLVEGIFSSASN; encoded by the coding sequence ATGGCAAGATCATCGAAGAAAGAAGCTATCCTAGATACTGCGGAGACGCTGTTTTATAAGCACGGCTTTCATGCAGTTGGGATTAAGCGAATTTTAGAAGAAGCTGGCGTGGCGACTATGACGATGTACTATCACTTTAAATCGAAGGAAGAGTTAATCGAGGAGATCCTACTTCGAAGAGAGCAACATTATTTTCTGACCATCGATAGCAAACTTAACAAGCACGCAGACGCACGTACTTACGCCCATTCCCTCATTGACGCGCACCAGGCCTGGCTTGAGGAGAGCGGGAAAAACGGATGCTTATTTTTACGTGCGAAGCAGGAGTACGCAGAATCGAATGAGCAGATAGCGTCAATAAGCAAGGCTCATAAGCAAAAGCTCATGGACAAAATCGAGAAGGATCTCTCAGGGATTACAAACGAAAAGGAATGTATTTTGTACCTTTCTATTATCATAGAAGGCATGACCTCCATGATTCAATTAGTCGATAAAGAGGACGTCAAACACCATGCCCATCAGCTCGTAGAAGGAATCTTCAGCAGCGCAAGCAACTAA
- a CDS encoding YjzC family protein produces the protein MSELIKPGTDNQRAGTYVEVGPRGGSVSDARTVKIDQGDRLPPTQEEGNMWRKQ, from the coding sequence ATGAGTGAATTAATCAAGCCAGGCACAGACAACCAACGAGCAGGCACCTATGTAGAAGTTGGTCCAAGAGGCGGAAGCGTGAGCGACGCTCGTACCGTCAAAATCGATCAAGGTGATCGACTCCCTCCCACGCAAGAAGAAGGTAATATGTGGAGAAAACAGTAA
- a CDS encoding helix-turn-helix transcriptional regulator: MSNRMKVARTEKGLTQQELAKLVGITRQTVSLIEKGKYNPSLKLCLEICYQLDKTLDQLFWIEKER; the protein is encoded by the coding sequence TTGAGCAATAGAATGAAAGTTGCGAGAACGGAAAAAGGCCTTACACAACAGGAGTTAGCAAAGCTTGTTGGGATTACGAGACAGACAGTAAGTTTAATAGAAAAAGGAAAATATAATCCATCACTAAAGCTTTGTTTAGAGATCTGCTATCAGCTAGATAAAACGCTTGATCAATTGTTTTGGATCGAAAAGGAGAGGTGA
- a CDS encoding TraB/GumN family protein, translated as MMTKTKMLLSSVTLVALLAACGNNDEGQTNVNADPANNITNENTNVTTEENDNDLTTEDPDEVSAEEVDYSGDGGYFYRTANGDTTVYMLGTIHVGHEDFYPLAPEIEDAFEASDVVLPEIDLSSVEQDDAAFMNMGMFEDDTTLQDVLSEDAYEELVTIVESQGLSSEMINQFQPWIIESMLLEILMMDSELSAFEGVDMHFLQRALDDEKEIRELESVEEQFAMMSSFSMETQVQTLEEMIETFDEQSSGLDELALAWINGNDEEYRNEMIDTLEESFDNVDEEYRTAINDERNIDMANSIDEILQEDSGQTYFVIVGAAHFLLDPSIPSELEDKGYEVEELY; from the coding sequence ATGATGACGAAAACGAAAATGCTTCTTTCTTCGGTTACACTTGTTGCGTTGCTTGCAGCTTGTGGCAACAACGATGAAGGACAAACGAATGTGAATGCAGATCCAGCAAACAATATCACAAACGAAAACACGAACGTGACAACAGAAGAAAACGATAATGACCTTACGACAGAGGATCCCGATGAGGTTTCTGCAGAAGAAGTGGATTATTCAGGTGACGGCGGATACTTTTATCGTACGGCGAATGGCGATACAACTGTATACATGTTAGGTACGATTCATGTCGGGCACGAGGACTTTTACCCGTTGGCTCCAGAGATTGAAGACGCGTTTGAGGCTTCTGACGTCGTGCTACCGGAGATCGATCTTTCATCGGTCGAGCAGGATGATGCCGCATTTATGAATATGGGAATGTTTGAGGATGACACGACGCTCCAGGATGTGCTGTCAGAGGATGCGTATGAAGAGCTTGTCACCATCGTCGAGAGCCAGGGCCTCTCAAGCGAGATGATCAATCAGTTCCAGCCGTGGATTATCGAATCGATGCTACTTGAAATTCTTATGATGGATAGTGAGCTGTCAGCCTTTGAAGGCGTGGATATGCACTTCCTCCAGCGTGCGCTTGATGATGAGAAAGAAATTAGAGAGCTCGAGTCCGTAGAGGAGCAGTTTGCGATGATGTCTAGCTTTAGCATGGAGACGCAGGTGCAGACGCTTGAGGAGATGATCGAGACGTTTGACGAGCAATCATCCGGGTTAGATGAGCTTGCTTTAGCCTGGATCAACGGTAACGACGAAGAATATCGCAACGAAATGATCGACACACTTGAGGAGAGCTTTGACAACGTAGACGAGGAGTACCGTACGGCCATCAACGACGAGCGCAACATCGATATGGCAAACTCCATCGACGAGATTCTTCAAGAGGATAGCGGCCAAACGTACTTTGTGATCGTAGGTGCCGCCCACTTCCTACTTGATCCAAGCATTCCAAGCGAGCTTGAGGACAAAGGTTACGAGGTCGAGGAGCTTTACTAG
- a CDS encoding AraC family transcriptional regulator: MLKQMNEAIDYIEAHLEDDIDLLELEKITGTSLYHFKRMFSYLSGMPLSAYIRNRRLSTAMQELLRTEATVTDTAFKYGYDSVDGFARAFKDWAGFPPSEVKEHEAQKLQAFPKLSFQLTIQGGMNMKYKIVQKDAFAIVGVKKRVPIQFEGVNKEIEELAGNITDAQYEKMDEIADLEPHQVMNASYQFDDGRSEEKGYLDHMIGVLTTQSDAVEGLERLEIPAHTWAIFSSKGAFPKTMQDTWAKIASEWLPASDYELVDAPELSFVEDYSDMENVYSEIWIAVKQK, from the coding sequence ATGCTAAAGCAAATGAACGAGGCCATCGACTACATCGAGGCTCATTTGGAGGACGACATCGATCTTCTCGAGCTGGAGAAAATCACGGGAACGTCTCTCTACCACTTTAAGCGCATGTTTTCGTATTTGTCGGGTATGCCCCTTAGCGCATATATTCGCAATCGAAGGCTGTCGACAGCGATGCAGGAGCTTTTGCGAACAGAGGCGACCGTCACGGATACGGCGTTTAAATACGGATACGATTCCGTGGATGGCTTCGCGCGTGCATTTAAGGATTGGGCAGGATTTCCGCCCTCAGAGGTAAAGGAACACGAAGCGCAAAAGCTTCAAGCCTTCCCAAAGCTATCCTTCCAACTAACTATTCAAGGAGGAATGAACATGAAATACAAAATTGTACAAAAGGACGCTTTCGCAATTGTTGGCGTGAAGAAGAGAGTACCCATTCAGTTTGAGGGTGTAAACAAGGAGATTGAGGAGCTCGCAGGAAATATTACCGATGCTCAATATGAAAAAATGGACGAAATCGCTGATTTAGAGCCACATCAAGTCATGAACGCCTCGTATCAATTCGACGATGGGCGTTCGGAGGAGAAAGGCTACCTCGATCACATGATCGGCGTATTAACAACACAGTCTGACGCAGTTGAAGGACTAGAACGCTTGGAGATTCCTGCTCATACATGGGCCATCTTCTCTTCAAAAGGTGCTTTCCCTAAAACGATGCAAGACACATGGGCAAAAATCGCATCCGAGTGGCTACCAGCCTCCGACTACGAGCTAGTCGATGCACCAGAGCTCTCTTTTGTAGAAGATTACTCCGATATGGAGAACGTGTACAGTGAGATTTGGATTGCGGTGAAACAGAAGTAA
- a CDS encoding alpha/beta fold hydrolase yields the protein MAKSDVRFTKEFVEIDGHKSGMFIESTDEANPVLLVVHGGPGFPQYAITKDASLEWEREFTVCYWEQRGAGMSYNKKTQGELSLDRLVADALAVTEYLKERFGKEKVYLFGHSWGSFFGSIMAHRHPEHYHAYIGVGQMGRQLESTKDMHAFLLKTAMERGDAKAESDIRAVTIDEDFYKNRDLVRIMDRYLIPYGGGMKREGFSNYTAMKQVLLCNKYSIMERLRFPIALFSTYASISETLMGSDTTVLAPTIDIPVYIVHGLYDYQTSHSEAKRFFEHVEAPHKQFFTFENSAHSPYLEEKERFMEILREEVLGKERSVRVG from the coding sequence ATGGCGAAGTCTGACGTACGTTTTACCAAAGAATTTGTAGAGATTGATGGGCATAAGAGTGGGATGTTTATCGAGTCGACGGATGAGGCGAATCCGGTGCTTCTAGTGGTGCACGGCGGGCCGGGATTTCCGCAGTATGCGATTACGAAGGACGCTTCCTTGGAGTGGGAGCGGGAGTTTACGGTTTGCTACTGGGAGCAGCGGGGTGCTGGGATGTCCTATAACAAGAAGACGCAGGGGGAGTTGTCGTTGGATCGGCTTGTGGCGGATGCGTTGGCGGTGACGGAGTACCTGAAGGAGCGGTTTGGCAAAGAGAAGGTCTATTTATTTGGGCATTCGTGGGGATCGTTTTTTGGGAGTATCATGGCGCATCGCCATCCGGAGCACTATCACGCGTATATAGGTGTCGGGCAAATGGGCCGTCAGCTGGAGTCGACGAAAGATATGCATGCGTTTTTGCTTAAGACGGCGATGGAGCGTGGGGATGCGAAGGCGGAGTCGGATATTCGAGCGGTGACAATTGATGAGGATTTTTATAAAAATCGTGACCTTGTTCGGATTATGGATCGCTACTTGATCCCTTACGGTGGTGGCATGAAGCGCGAGGGCTTCTCTAACTATACGGCGATGAAGCAGGTCCTTTTGTGTAATAAATATTCGATTATGGAGCGACTTCGTTTTCCGATAGCGCTTTTTTCGACCTATGCGTCGATTTCAGAAACATTGATGGGGTCCGACACAACGGTACTTGCTCCGACGATTGATATACCGGTGTATATTGTGCACGGATTATACGATTATCAAACGAGTCACAGCGAGGCGAAGCGATTTTTTGAGCACGTCGAAGCGCCTCATAAGCAATTTTTTACGTTTGAAAACAGTGCTCACTCTCCGTATTTAGAGGAGAAGGAGCGGTTTATGGAGATTTTGCGGGAAGAGGTGCTTGGTAAAGAGCGATCGGTTCGGGTTGGATGA
- a CDS encoding DUF1540 domain-containing protein, with product MDVLCEVSNCVHNEAGEKCGATSIFIVSESGKTASSQHETDCKTFEPLEN from the coding sequence TTGGACGTATTATGTGAAGTAAGTAACTGTGTACACAATGAAGCAGGCGAGAAATGTGGCGCAACCTCTATTTTCATCGTAAGCGAATCCGGTAAAACAGCTTCCTCCCAGCACGAGACAGACTGCAAAACATTTGAACCACTAGAAAACTAA
- a CDS encoding cation:proton antiporter codes for MSVNMIIILLAIGYIIFTIDKKKENFPVPTILLLIGIALAFIPFFDAVEVTEDTIYHIFLPALLFVSAYQYPIKDFLKNAKTIISLATIGLILTVILLGYLISLLSPLGFIESAIVAAILTPTDPVSVVSIIKKATGNKEIASVVEGESMLNDGTSIVLFTTLIAVATSETGFSVSAFFGDFLFVSLGGVAIGVVCGYLVSKIVHYSHHRNYQIMLSIILAYGAFSIAEAVGISGVLATVASGMMISFEYGQAQMEDHFRESMDGFWEIVENSLLAILFLVIGIEITEFMAIDYWMYAAIIFVLMIAVRFMTTYAITKVTHPTSWRYNALVSWAGLKGSMSVFLILTLYAQNDTSLNSEWMVGVSFTVVLLSLIIQSFSMVSVSRAMLK; via the coding sequence ATGTCTGTTAACATGATTATTATTTTACTAGCAATTGGTTACATAATATTTACGATAGATAAGAAAAAGGAGAACTTTCCCGTCCCTACGATATTGCTTTTAATTGGGATTGCGCTAGCTTTTATTCCTTTTTTCGATGCAGTCGAGGTAACTGAAGATACTATTTATCATATTTTTTTACCAGCACTATTATTTGTTTCGGCCTATCAATATCCAATCAAAGACTTTCTTAAAAATGCTAAAACGATTATTTCACTTGCAACAATCGGTCTCATTCTAACAGTAATTCTATTAGGTTATCTCATTTCGCTTCTCTCACCGCTTGGCTTTATCGAGTCAGCCATTGTTGCTGCTATCCTTACACCAACCGATCCGGTATCAGTTGTGTCGATTATCAAAAAAGCGACGGGAAATAAAGAGATAGCAAGTGTAGTCGAGGGTGAATCAATGTTGAATGATGGCACAAGTATTGTGCTTTTCACCACCTTAATTGCCGTCGCTACGAGCGAGACAGGATTTTCTGTTTCTGCTTTTTTCGGAGATTTCTTATTTGTTTCCTTAGGCGGTGTAGCGATTGGAGTCGTCTGTGGGTATTTAGTAAGCAAGATTGTTCACTACTCTCATCACCGCAATTATCAAATTATGCTCAGCATCATTTTAGCTTATGGAGCTTTTTCCATTGCGGAAGCCGTAGGTATTTCTGGTGTGCTAGCAACTGTAGCAAGTGGGATGATGATCTCCTTTGAGTATGGACAGGCCCAGATGGAAGACCATTTCCGTGAATCAATGGATGGCTTTTGGGAGATTGTAGAAAATAGCTTATTAGCAATCTTATTCCTAGTGATAGGAATTGAGATTACGGAATTTATGGCTATAGATTATTGGATGTATGCTGCAATTATTTTTGTTCTCATGATTGCTGTTCGTTTCATGACGACATATGCCATAACAAAAGTCACTCATCCTACTTCCTGGCGTTATAATGCGCTAGTGTCGTGGGCAGGATTAAAAGGATCCATGTCTGTGTTCTTAATACTTACCTTATATGCTCAGAACGATACTAGTCTAAACAGCGAATGGATGGTTGGAGTCAGCTTTACCGTTGTTTTACTATCATTAATTATACAAAGTTTTAGCATGGTATCCGTATCGCGAGCTATGTTGAAATAA
- a CDS encoding class I SAM-dependent methyltransferase, translating to MALYDQIGVSYDTTRRENQEITRRMVHLLDASETGKYLDMACGSGNYTIAMKSAGGMNMVGADVSEQMLERAGKKDDRLDWIQADVHQLPFEDRTFQGVTCMLSIHHFNDLKQAFAEIFRVMDAGRFVLFTSCPTQMEHYWLNHYFPQAMRDSIKQMPRVESVLEELKECGFAVHGVESLLVQPNLQDFFLYSGKHRPAMYVDEHVRKGISIFQQFGQPDEVSRGVRQLEEDIKSGHIVDVQNQYTSLNGDYTFIVAEKK from the coding sequence GTGGCTTTGTATGATCAGATTGGTGTTAGTTATGATACGACAAGGCGAGAGAATCAGGAGATTACGAGAAGGATGGTGCATCTACTTGATGCTTCTGAAACGGGGAAGTATCTAGATATGGCATGCGGTAGCGGGAATTATACGATTGCGATGAAGTCGGCTGGTGGCATGAATATGGTAGGAGCTGATGTATCTGAGCAAATGCTCGAGCGAGCTGGCAAAAAGGATGATCGTCTAGATTGGATTCAGGCAGATGTGCATCAGCTGCCGTTTGAAGATCGTACTTTTCAAGGCGTAACATGTATGTTAAGTATTCATCATTTTAACGATCTCAAGCAGGCGTTTGCTGAGATATTTCGAGTAATGGATGCAGGTCGATTCGTTCTATTTACATCATGTCCTACTCAAATGGAGCACTATTGGTTAAATCATTATTTCCCACAGGCGATGCGAGATTCTATCAAGCAAATGCCGCGCGTAGAGAGCGTACTAGAGGAGTTAAAAGAGTGTGGATTTGCCGTGCATGGAGTAGAGAGCCTACTGGTGCAGCCGAATCTTCAAGATTTTTTCCTCTATAGTGGAAAGCATCGACCTGCCATGTATGTAGATGAGCATGTCCGTAAAGGTATCTCTATCTTTCAGCAGTTTGGACAGCCTGACGAGGTTAGTAGAGGAGTTCGACAATTAGAGGAAGATATTAAAAGTGGACATATTGTAGATGTGCAGAATCAATACACGTCTTTGAACGGTGATTATACGTTTATTGTGGCAGAAAAAAAGTAG
- a CDS encoding AAA family ATPase: MMLNEQNQYIKRISLKQDPPPPDTFPFNLPVIQHLTEILLHPNVTYIVGENGMGKSTLLEALAIHYGFNPEGGTRNFTFSTFDSHSNLENYLRVSKGPQRPKDGFFFRAETFYNVATNIEELGVINSYGGTSLHKQSHGESFFSVFMNRFDGNGVYILDEPEAALSPLRQMSMLARIHELVQDGSQFIISTHSPLLMAYPYARILELSENGTFETSLENTGHYTLMKQFFEDKERLLHHLIDR, translated from the coding sequence ATGATGCTGAACGAGCAAAATCAATACATTAAGCGAATTAGTTTAAAGCAAGATCCACCTCCACCGGATACGTTTCCGTTTAATCTTCCTGTGATTCAACACTTAACCGAGATACTGCTTCACCCGAATGTTACGTATATCGTCGGAGAAAACGGGATGGGTAAATCGACACTCTTGGAGGCACTTGCTATTCACTATGGCTTTAATCCGGAAGGAGGTACGCGGAATTTTACCTTCTCTACCTTCGACTCACACTCTAATTTAGAAAATTATCTGCGTGTATCGAAGGGACCGCAACGTCCAAAGGACGGCTTTTTCTTTCGTGCAGAAACATTCTATAATGTCGCAACAAACATAGAAGAGTTAGGTGTGATTAATTCATACGGTGGCACATCTCTACATAAGCAATCACATGGGGAGTCCTTTTTTTCTGTTTTCATGAATCGGTTTGATGGGAACGGGGTGTATATTTTAGATGAGCCGGAGGCTGCGTTATCGCCGCTTCGCCAAATGTCGATGCTCGCTCGAATTCATGAGCTTGTGCAGGACGGCTCGCAGTTTATTATCTCTACACACTCGCCGCTTTTAATGGCGTATCCATACGCTCGGATTTTGGAGCTAAGTGAGAACGGGACCTTTGAGACGTCTTTAGAAAATACGGGGCACTACACGTTAATGAAGCAGTTTTTTGAGGATAAAGAGAGGCTGTTGCATCATTTGATTGACCGATAA
- a CDS encoding DUF4352 domain-containing protein, with protein sequence MKKMSVVLGTITLSAALVACGNSEVEVMESEDNGNVNIEENNHPANSGNEMEENDAENTSDENSENNEPEEVEIEETVTIGDTISFDGLEITLNDAYLSEGNEFEEPRNDSFLLLDMTIANTNEESADISTFMQMSVQDDEGFTHDPEIYLDAQGSLDGEIGPGRDNRGEVAFDVNESNTYDFIFQNPFTSGQAIWTIEEVE encoded by the coding sequence ATGAAGAAAATGTCAGTAGTACTAGGTACTATCACGTTATCTGCAGCTTTAGTTGCGTGTGGTAATTCAGAAGTAGAAGTAATGGAATCAGAGGACAATGGCAATGTTAACATAGAAGAAAATAACCATCCTGCTAATTCCGGAAATGAAATGGAAGAGAACGATGCCGAAAATACTTCAGATGAAAATAGCGAAAATAACGAACCTGAAGAAGTAGAAATTGAAGAAACCGTAACTATCGGCGATACTATTTCTTTTGACGGATTAGAAATCACCTTAAACGACGCTTATTTATCTGAAGGCAATGAATTTGAAGAGCCTAGAAATGATAGCTTCTTATTATTAGATATGACAATCGCTAATACTAACGAAGAGTCCGCTGATATTTCAACTTTCATGCAAATGTCAGTACAAGATGACGAAGGCTTCACGCACGACCCTGAGATCTATCTAGATGCACAAGGTTCACTTGATGGAGAAATCGGTCCTGGGAGAGATAACCGTGGAGAAGTAGCTTTTGACGTAAACGAGTCTAACACATATGACTTCATTTTCCAAAACCCATTTACATCTGGTCAAGCTATTTGGACTATTGAAGAGGTAGAATAA
- a CDS encoding MFS transporter — MNPYKLILAGLPMIAVSYGLSRFSFGLMLPYINQTLEMQPATTGIISSLSYLAYCVAILLAMIYSKRVTPKTILIVAGTASVVGLSIIAGSPNPLILGIGIFVAGLSTGFASPPYAGIVRANIADTEQNQTNSWINSGTSIGTALAGIVALVIGDQWRVSYLAFMIVALAVLAINYKVLPKNHSSGANRAIRFGKADVQRSLKLIIASMLLGISSAAYWTFSRDYIVNLEEAPAFLGQGFWIIIGLAGLLGGTVGAVINRFGLVVAFRLSVIVLALSSATIVATVTSALIGVLSAILFGSSYIFMSGVLILWGIRIFKDSPSLGIGIPFIFLAAGQVIGSAVAGGLAGAIGFDAVFLVYAAVGFVALVLKPKE; from the coding sequence ATGAATCCATACAAATTAATTTTAGCAGGGCTCCCGATGATCGCAGTATCCTATGGCCTATCGCGATTTAGCTTCGGACTCATGCTTCCATATATAAATCAAACTTTAGAGATGCAACCAGCGACAACCGGCATTATCTCGTCCCTGTCGTACCTGGCCTACTGTGTTGCAATTCTGTTAGCCATGATCTATTCCAAACGCGTCACGCCCAAAACGATTCTCATCGTCGCCGGCACCGCGTCCGTAGTGGGCTTGAGCATCATCGCTGGCTCACCGAACCCACTTATTTTAGGGATTGGCATCTTTGTGGCCGGGCTTAGCACCGGATTTGCCTCCCCGCCATATGCCGGTATCGTCAGAGCCAACATCGCCGATACCGAGCAAAACCAGACAAACTCGTGGATCAACTCCGGCACGAGCATCGGTACCGCGCTCGCCGGAATCGTCGCGCTCGTCATCGGGGATCAGTGGCGCGTGAGCTACCTCGCGTTCATGATCGTAGCTCTAGCCGTGCTTGCGATAAATTACAAAGTGCTTCCTAAAAATCATTCTTCGGGGGCAAATCGTGCGATACGTTTTGGCAAGGCGGATGTGCAACGTTCTTTGAAGCTCATTATAGCCTCCATGCTACTAGGTATTTCTAGTGCAGCCTATTGGACGTTTTCTCGTGACTATATTGTTAACTTAGAGGAGGCTCCAGCCTTTTTAGGACAAGGCTTTTGGATCATTATTGGGTTAGCGGGGTTATTAGGAGGGACGGTTGGAGCGGTCATTAACCGATTCGGACTCGTTGTGGCATTTAGACTTTCCGTGATTGTATTAGCACTCTCCTCCGCGACTATTGTGGCAACGGTGACGAGCGCCTTGATCGGCGTGTTGTCCGCCATTTTATTTGGTAGCTCGTACATCTTTATGAGTGGCGTGCTCATTTTATGGGGCATTCGTATCTTTAAAGACAGTCCGTCACTAGGTATTGGAATCCCGTTCATTTTCCTCGCAGCTGGACAAGTAATTGGCTCAGCAGTCGCCGGCGGTCTCGCAGGAGCAATCGGATTCGACGCTGTGTTTCTTGTGTATGCAGCTGTAGGCTTTGTGGCGTTAGTGTTGAAGCCGAAGGAGTGA
- a CDS encoding immunoglobulin-like domain-containing protein, whose amino-acid sequence MKTSLLLVLCGLVVATLIFLNRPVSDDVVREELLVDRENDLPEEVMEQGVAVAITTDATTVDRGEHVEVTVQNNGASQISTHDTGLSLETVDSDNSWRPLEEDPIIQDVLRTIEPGEEEVFDMRLPNSAGAGVARVVLSFTTMEGDEHQLATSIYVN is encoded by the coding sequence ATGAAAACTAGTTTACTATTAGTACTCTGCGGATTAGTAGTAGCTACTCTCATTTTTCTCAACAGACCGGTATCAGACGATGTAGTTCGTGAAGAATTGCTAGTGGATAGGGAGAATGATTTGCCGGAGGAAGTGATGGAACAAGGTGTTGCGGTTGCGATCACAACCGATGCAACCACGGTAGATCGCGGAGAACACGTGGAGGTTACGGTGCAAAACAATGGCGCGAGTCAAATTAGCACACACGACACAGGACTCTCCTTAGAAACAGTAGACAGTGACAATAGTTGGCGACCGCTCGAAGAGGATCCCATCATCCAAGATGTGTTGCGCACGATTGAACCTGGCGAAGAGGAAGTGTTCGACATGCGCCTACCAAACTCGGCTGGAGCCGGAGTGGCAAGAGTCGTCTTATCCTTTACGACTATGGAGGGAGACGAACACCAGCTAGCAACTTCGATTTATGTAAACTAA
- a CDS encoding stage II sporulation protein M — protein sequence MHQIFVPEITETNKQGGKFIFISKGVVKRTMNFFIVSVTLIIVAMIVTLIIHPDISRVQEFLDSRSSDQVSEADGLTKVWAYIVNNGFMVPLQMFVIALIPIQFLYFINVVSTSIITGFVYGVVLQLDIKQGSEVILSAVPYTFFEIIAYCIFAAVLFKLNQAVRSRLKRIFKKDHTREESNTIIKRLLGTFLTYGVFVLPLIIVAAFMETYVADMILNLF from the coding sequence GTGCATCAAATTTTCGTACCAGAAATTACTGAAACAAATAAACAAGGAGGAAAATTTATTTTTATATCAAAAGGCGTCGTAAAAAGAACTATGAATTTTTTTATAGTATCGGTAACGTTAATAATAGTTGCAATGATAGTAACTTTAATTATCCATCCTGATATTAGTCGAGTACAAGAATTTTTAGATAGTAGATCATCCGATCAAGTTAGCGAAGCTGACGGTTTAACTAAAGTATGGGCATATATAGTTAATAACGGATTTATGGTCCCTTTACAGATGTTCGTAATAGCCTTAATCCCTATTCAATTTTTATACTTTATTAATGTCGTTTCCACTTCTATTATAACTGGATTTGTTTATGGAGTTGTTTTACAACTTGATATTAAACAAGGGAGTGAGGTTATATTAAGCGCCGTTCCATACACATTTTTCGAAATTATCGCTTATTGCATTTTTGCAGCAGTTCTTTTTAAATTAAATCAAGCTGTCAGAAGCCGGTTAAAGAGAATATTCAAGAAAGATCATACAAGGGAAGAAAGCAATACAATAATAAAGAGATTACTAGGGACATTTTTAACATACGGTGTTTTTGTACTTCCATTAATAATTGTAGCTGCATTTATGGAAACGTATGTTGCAGATATGATATTAAATTTATTTTAA